From a region of the Pleuronectes platessa chromosome 22, fPlePla1.1, whole genome shotgun sequence genome:
- the fgl2a gene encoding fibrinogen-like 2a isoform X2 translates to MRTTVLCVCASLLLTATMVPLIIQAADIPVNSHQRWDAKGPFTLGSDSGTPTSCPMKLRPSGQCGSSGAGGEEGEDCPYQLTLPPLTIQLPKQFRLLEKTMKELQSLKEVVNKLKSGCQECRGARGSGASGHQQADQGKKDAGEDGRLDLTGQEVIGGTSQEERGDGMVPGATVDGAGLGQGSVFWKITPSPSSMQEMQVKLNRMSASLRNARGQISALQGRMEGINLLNMDNVKAMVDGRVQNITGVIDKLSSTCTTGCPSHNTPAFILAPRDCSDYNILETRKNAVYRVTPDPRNGTFDVYCDMESFGGGWTVIQQRLNGSVSFNRTWAEYKKGFGNLRGEFWLGNDYMHLLTKAKDMILRIELEDFEGVREYAKFDQFYVANEFLRYRLSISGYSGTAGNAISLNKHFNHDQKFFSTPDRDNDMYPSGNCGAYYSSGWWFDACMSANLNGKYYHKRYKGVRNGIFWGTWHNMSTEYYPTNYRQAFKTVKMMIRPKNYAP, encoded by the exons atgagGACAACTGTGCTTTGCGTTTGTGCCAGCCTCCTGCTCACGGCAACCATGGTGCCGCTCATCATCCAGGCAGCGGATATCCCCGTCAACTCACACCAGAGATGGGACGCGAAAGGACCTTTCACTTTGGGATCTGACTCCGGCACCCCCACCTCCTGCCCCATGAAGCTGAGACCCTCTGGCCAGTGCGGGAGCTCCGGAGCCGGGGGGGAGGAGGGCGAGGACTGCCCATACCAGCTCACCTTGCCCCCTCTCACCATCCAGCTGCCCAAGCAGTTCCGGCTGCTGGAGAAGACAAtgaaggagctgcagagctTGAAGGAGGTGGTAAACAAGCTGAAGAGCGGGTGCCAGGAGTGCCGCGGAGCACGGGGCAGCGGGGCGTCAGGACACCAGCAGGCTGATCAAGGGAAGAAGGATGCTGGGGAAGATGGGAGACTGGACCTGACGGGACAGGAGGTGATAGGTGGGACGAGtcaagaggagaggggagatggGATGGTGCCTGGAGCTACTGTGGATGGTGCCGGACTGGGACAAGGTTCTGTTTTTTGGAAAATTACACCAAGCCCGAGCTCAATGCAGGAGATGCAG GTGAAGCTGAACAGGATGTCGGCCAGCCTGCGCAACGCCCGGGGCCAGATCTCGGCCCTGCAGGGTCGCATGGAGGGAATCAACCTGCTCAACATGGACAACGTGAAGGCGATGGTGGACGGACGGGTGCAGAACATCACTGGGGTGATCGACAAGCTCAGCTCCACCTGCACCACCGGGTGTCCTTCGCATAATACCCCTGCGT TCATCTTAGCCCCTCGGGACTGTTCAGACTACAACATTCTGGAGACGAGGAAGAACGCCGTATATCGTGTAACCCCTGATCCCCGCAACGGGACCTTTGACGTGTACTGCGACATGGAGTCCTTCGGAGGTGGATGGACTGTGATACAGCAGCGGCTCAATGGGTCTGTGAGCTTCAACCGCACCTGGGCTGAGTACAAGAAGGGCTTCGGCAACCTCAG AGGTGAGTTCTGGTTGGGCAATGACTACATGCACCTGCTGACGAAAGCCAAAGATATGATTCTGCGTATCGAGCTGGAAGACTTTGAGGGTGTGCGGGAATACGCAAAGTTTGACCAGTTCTACGTGGCCAATGAATTCCTCCGCTACCGGCTGTCTATCAGTGGATACAG TGGGACTGCCGGAAACGCCATCAGCTTAAACAAGCACTTCAACCACGACCAGAAGTTCTTCTCCACGCCCGACCGTGACAACGACATGTACCCCTCCGGGAACTGCGGCGCCTACTACAGCTCCGGCTGGTGGTTCGACGCCTGCATGTCCGCCAACCTCAACGGGAAGTACTACCACAAGCGGTACAAGGGGGTGAGGAACGGCATCTTCTGGGGGACGTGGCACAACATGTCGACGGAGTACTACCCCACCAACTACAGGCAGGCCTTCAAAACGGTCAAGATGATGATACGGCCAAAGAACTACGCTCCTTAA
- the fgl2a gene encoding fibrinogen-like 2a isoform X1, which yields MRTTVLCVCASLLLTATMVPLIIQAADIPVNSHQRWDAKGPFTLGSDSGTPTSCPMKLRPSGQCGSSGAGGEEGEDCPYQLTLPPLTIQLPKQFRLLEKTMKELQSLKEVVNKLKSGCQECRGARGSGASGHQQADQGKKDAGEDGRLDLTGQEVIGGTSQEERGDGMVPGATVDGAGLGQGSVFWKITPSPSSMQEMQVKLNRMSASLRNARGQISALQGRMEGINLLNMDNVKAMVDGRVQNITGVIDKLSSTCTTGCPSHNTPASVILAPRDCSDYNILETRKNAVYRVTPDPRNGTFDVYCDMESFGGGWTVIQQRLNGSVSFNRTWAEYKKGFGNLRGEFWLGNDYMHLLTKAKDMILRIELEDFEGVREYAKFDQFYVANEFLRYRLSISGYSGTAGNAISLNKHFNHDQKFFSTPDRDNDMYPSGNCGAYYSSGWWFDACMSANLNGKYYHKRYKGVRNGIFWGTWHNMSTEYYPTNYRQAFKTVKMMIRPKNYAP from the exons atgagGACAACTGTGCTTTGCGTTTGTGCCAGCCTCCTGCTCACGGCAACCATGGTGCCGCTCATCATCCAGGCAGCGGATATCCCCGTCAACTCACACCAGAGATGGGACGCGAAAGGACCTTTCACTTTGGGATCTGACTCCGGCACCCCCACCTCCTGCCCCATGAAGCTGAGACCCTCTGGCCAGTGCGGGAGCTCCGGAGCCGGGGGGGAGGAGGGCGAGGACTGCCCATACCAGCTCACCTTGCCCCCTCTCACCATCCAGCTGCCCAAGCAGTTCCGGCTGCTGGAGAAGACAAtgaaggagctgcagagctTGAAGGAGGTGGTAAACAAGCTGAAGAGCGGGTGCCAGGAGTGCCGCGGAGCACGGGGCAGCGGGGCGTCAGGACACCAGCAGGCTGATCAAGGGAAGAAGGATGCTGGGGAAGATGGGAGACTGGACCTGACGGGACAGGAGGTGATAGGTGGGACGAGtcaagaggagaggggagatggGATGGTGCCTGGAGCTACTGTGGATGGTGCCGGACTGGGACAAGGTTCTGTTTTTTGGAAAATTACACCAAGCCCGAGCTCAATGCAGGAGATGCAG GTGAAGCTGAACAGGATGTCGGCCAGCCTGCGCAACGCCCGGGGCCAGATCTCGGCCCTGCAGGGTCGCATGGAGGGAATCAACCTGCTCAACATGGACAACGTGAAGGCGATGGTGGACGGACGGGTGCAGAACATCACTGGGGTGATCGACAAGCTCAGCTCCACCTGCACCACCGGGTGTCCTTCGCATAATACCCCTGCGT CAGTCATCTTAGCCCCTCGGGACTGTTCAGACTACAACATTCTGGAGACGAGGAAGAACGCCGTATATCGTGTAACCCCTGATCCCCGCAACGGGACCTTTGACGTGTACTGCGACATGGAGTCCTTCGGAGGTGGATGGACTGTGATACAGCAGCGGCTCAATGGGTCTGTGAGCTTCAACCGCACCTGGGCTGAGTACAAGAAGGGCTTCGGCAACCTCAG AGGTGAGTTCTGGTTGGGCAATGACTACATGCACCTGCTGACGAAAGCCAAAGATATGATTCTGCGTATCGAGCTGGAAGACTTTGAGGGTGTGCGGGAATACGCAAAGTTTGACCAGTTCTACGTGGCCAATGAATTCCTCCGCTACCGGCTGTCTATCAGTGGATACAG TGGGACTGCCGGAAACGCCATCAGCTTAAACAAGCACTTCAACCACGACCAGAAGTTCTTCTCCACGCCCGACCGTGACAACGACATGTACCCCTCCGGGAACTGCGGCGCCTACTACAGCTCCGGCTGGTGGTTCGACGCCTGCATGTCCGCCAACCTCAACGGGAAGTACTACCACAAGCGGTACAAGGGGGTGAGGAACGGCATCTTCTGGGGGACGTGGCACAACATGTCGACGGAGTACTACCCCACCAACTACAGGCAGGCCTTCAAAACGGTCAAGATGATGATACGGCCAAAGAACTACGCTCCTTAA